In Roseimicrobium gellanilyticum, one genomic interval encodes:
- a CDS encoding serine/threonine-protein kinase encodes MNTSRSEKCGRLITAALDHAPEDREAFLRLACGADEGLFAEVKSLLAAHEAASENFLKGSAMAKLQRRQGAEETVKLQDASQDESSIFPPGEKPGERICNYKLLQPIGEGGFGTVWMAEQEQPVRRRVALKIIKLGMDTKEVVARFDQERQALALMDHPNIAKVFDAGATELGRPFFVMELVRGERITDYCDKQELSITDRIGLFIQVCHAVQHAHQKGIIHRDLKPSNILVTVNDGVAVPKIIDFGVAKATQGTLTERTLFTRFDQMIGTPVYMSPEQAEMTSLDVDSRSDIYSLGVLLYELLTGHTPVDYATMARAGVDEIRRLICEVDPPRPSAKLRTLSEKDLTTTAKRRHAEPVKLPGVVRGDLDWIVMKCLEKDRKRRYETANGLALELQRHLNNEVIIARPPTTRYLLGKLIKRNKLAFAAGTGIALSLVVGIVASVWQAVRATRAEKAAHAEAQRATAAEKLAATRLKAMTIERDEKETARREAEAVSNFMNEIFQRKGSPREGRTVTVAELLDQAVKKVDTDLSKHPELQAKLRHNLADNFYSLGLYHESIPLYEKAREYCLATLGAEDLRTLEVLMDLGRAYIDVGRKNEALKIREETLAAWRKREGEHHSRTLLATRDLAESYYACGRRDEALKILEDVTPKIREALGSDHSYTLSSLGVLAMVLQTANRLDEAVKLREEIYQSRLRVGGAEHADTLWAMNMLAGVYMLTHREHEALGLYEKCVTSFRKSYTPQHPWTLNAITALAKCYGSLGRHEEAAKQLEASVPDSRKVLGNRHLDTSRAISALAESFIKTGRYGDAFDLLNELEFEGSGFTFYAMKLRAMIAWSASGSDRAKFHQRLLQWVADTKSGYNAERAARLICLYPIDDLSMREEILAQARNAVNPRENNKGHWPRYQMTLGMAEYRSGNYPAAEAALTAAVETASDVLNGQGSSVAMGASYYRVMCLFQQDRQPEAHELFTTTEAKMKPLPPEGKISLLDVDIHYDDIVLWLAYKEARAMLQTTATPTKAP; translated from the coding sequence ATGAACACGTCCAGATCGGAGAAATGCGGGCGTCTTATCACCGCCGCCCTGGACCATGCGCCAGAGGATCGGGAGGCTTTTCTGAGACTCGCGTGTGGCGCAGATGAGGGCCTCTTTGCCGAGGTAAAGAGCCTGCTGGCAGCGCACGAAGCGGCCTCCGAGAATTTCCTGAAGGGGTCCGCAATGGCAAAACTTCAGCGAAGGCAGGGAGCGGAGGAAACGGTGAAGCTACAGGATGCCTCCCAGGATGAGTCATCCATCTTTCCCCCAGGTGAGAAACCTGGCGAGCGGATCTGCAACTACAAGCTCCTGCAGCCTATCGGCGAGGGCGGCTTCGGCACGGTTTGGATGGCGGAGCAGGAGCAGCCGGTAAGGCGGCGCGTGGCGCTCAAAATCATCAAACTGGGAATGGATACCAAGGAAGTGGTGGCGCGCTTTGATCAAGAGCGTCAGGCCCTGGCCCTGATGGACCATCCGAATATTGCCAAGGTATTCGATGCCGGAGCCACCGAGCTCGGGCGTCCATTTTTTGTCATGGAGTTGGTACGCGGGGAACGCATCACGGACTACTGCGACAAGCAGGAACTCTCCATCACGGATCGCATCGGGCTTTTCATCCAGGTCTGCCACGCAGTGCAGCATGCGCATCAGAAGGGCATCATTCACCGGGATCTGAAACCCTCCAATATTCTTGTGACGGTGAATGATGGTGTGGCGGTGCCGAAGATCATCGACTTTGGGGTGGCAAAGGCGACCCAGGGGACGCTCACGGAGCGCACGCTTTTCACGAGGTTTGACCAGATGATTGGCACGCCAGTGTACATGAGCCCTGAACAGGCGGAAATGACCTCGCTCGACGTGGACTCGCGCAGTGACATTTACTCTTTGGGCGTGCTGCTCTATGAACTGCTCACCGGCCACACCCCGGTGGACTATGCAACCATGGCCCGCGCAGGGGTGGATGAAATCCGCCGGCTCATCTGCGAAGTGGATCCTCCCAGACCCTCCGCAAAGCTACGAACCCTGAGCGAGAAGGACCTCACCACCACAGCAAAGCGACGGCACGCGGAGCCCGTGAAGCTACCCGGCGTGGTGCGTGGAGATCTGGACTGGATCGTGATGAAGTGTCTGGAGAAGGATCGCAAGCGTCGCTATGAAACAGCCAACGGGCTGGCGCTGGAACTGCAGCGGCACCTGAATAACGAGGTCATCATCGCCCGACCGCCCACCACGCGGTACCTGCTGGGCAAGCTCATCAAGCGCAACAAGCTCGCCTTCGCGGCCGGGACGGGCATCGCACTCTCGCTTGTGGTGGGGATTGTGGCCAGCGTGTGGCAGGCCGTGCGCGCGACGCGAGCTGAGAAGGCCGCCCATGCCGAGGCACAGCGTGCCACCGCCGCGGAGAAGCTGGCGGCCACCCGCCTGAAGGCGATGACCATCGAGCGGGACGAGAAGGAAACCGCGCGACGCGAAGCCGAGGCGGTTTCCAACTTCATGAACGAGATTTTTCAGCGCAAGGGATCCCCTCGTGAAGGACGGACCGTCACGGTGGCCGAACTCCTCGACCAGGCCGTGAAGAAGGTGGATACCGATCTCTCCAAGCACCCCGAGCTACAGGCCAAGCTGCGCCACAATCTCGCAGACAATTTCTACTCGCTGGGCCTCTATCATGAGTCGATCCCGTTGTATGAGAAGGCTCGGGAGTATTGCCTTGCGACCCTTGGGGCGGAAGACCTGCGAACCCTGGAAGTCTTGATGGATTTGGGCAGGGCTTATATTGACGTCGGCCGCAAGAACGAAGCGCTGAAGATTCGTGAGGAGACACTCGCTGCCTGGCGCAAGCGGGAAGGCGAACACCACTCCAGGACCCTGCTGGCGACGAGGGACCTGGCTGAATCCTACTACGCCTGTGGCCGCCGGGATGAAGCCCTCAAAATCCTCGAGGATGTCACTCCCAAAATTCGTGAGGCTCTCGGTTCGGACCACAGCTATACCCTGTCGTCCCTGGGGGTTCTGGCCATGGTGTTGCAAACCGCGAACCGGCTGGATGAAGCGGTGAAACTCCGGGAGGAAATTTATCAATCCCGGCTGCGCGTCGGTGGTGCCGAGCATGCAGACACCCTCTGGGCCATGAACATGCTCGCGGGGGTATATATGCTGACTCATCGCGAGCATGAAGCCTTGGGCTTGTATGAAAAGTGTGTGACATCGTTTCGCAAGAGTTACACCCCGCAACATCCCTGGACTCTGAATGCGATCACCGCCCTGGCGAAATGTTATGGATCCCTTGGGCGACATGAAGAAGCCGCCAAGCAACTCGAAGCATCCGTTCCAGATTCGCGAAAGGTGCTGGGCAACCGTCATCTGGACACCTCGCGCGCGATCTCTGCACTTGCTGAGTCCTTCATCAAGACCGGTCGTTACGGGGATGCTTTCGACTTGCTCAATGAGCTCGAATTCGAAGGATCCGGATTCACCTTTTATGCCATGAAGCTGCGGGCCATGATAGCATGGTCCGCCAGTGGATCCGATCGCGCCAAGTTCCACCAGCGTCTGCTTCAATGGGTCGCCGATACCAAGAGTGGCTACAATGCCGAGCGCGCCGCCAGGTTGATTTGCCTCTACCCGATTGACGACCTTTCCATGCGGGAAGAGATCCTCGCCCAGGCCCGGAATGCAGTCAATCCCCGGGAAAACAACAAGGGGCACTGGCCCCGATATCAAATGACCCTCGGCATGGCTGAGTACCGCAGCGGAAACTACCCTGCTGCCGAAGCAGCCCTGACAGCGGCGGTAGAGACTGCATCCGACGTTCTCAACGGCCAGGGGTCAAGTGTTGCGATGGGCGCCTCTTACTACCGGGTGATGTGCCTCTTCCAACAGGACAGGCAGCCTGAAGCCCATGAACTCTTCACCACCACCGAGGCGAAAATGAAACCACTTCCCCCTGAAGGCAAAATTTCGTTGCTCGACGTCGACATCCACTACGACGATATCGTCCTCTGGCTCGCCTACAAAGAAGCACGCGCCATGCTCCAAACAACGGCAACACCCACGAAAGCACCATGA
- a CDS encoding sigma-70 family RNA polymerase sigma factor gives MPEITLLLESMKRGEPHAADALMQEVYEELRRLARAKLARESSEHTLQSTALVHEAWMRLGDASFENRAHFFSAAAEAMRRILIDRARRRISAKHHPAAGHVPVDDLDIEAPGLAEEEELLAVHEALDALSQHDARVAELVKLRYFVGLTIDDTADVLGISPASVKREWTYARAWLFRNMSAQ, from the coding sequence ATGCCCGAGATCACCTTGTTGCTGGAATCGATGAAGCGTGGCGAACCCCACGCGGCGGACGCGCTGATGCAGGAGGTCTACGAGGAGTTGCGGCGGCTGGCACGCGCCAAGCTGGCACGCGAATCATCCGAGCACACACTGCAATCGACCGCACTGGTGCACGAGGCGTGGATGCGATTGGGTGATGCGTCCTTTGAGAATCGGGCCCACTTTTTCAGCGCCGCGGCAGAGGCGATGCGACGGATCCTCATCGACCGCGCGCGGCGCAGAATCTCCGCAAAGCACCATCCTGCAGCCGGACATGTGCCGGTGGACGACCTGGATATCGAGGCGCCTGGACTCGCGGAGGAAGAGGAGCTCCTTGCCGTTCACGAGGCACTCGATGCCCTTTCCCAGCACGATGCACGCGTCGCAGAACTGGTGAAGCTGCGCTATTTCGTCGGACTTACCATCGACGACACTGCGGATGTCCTCGGCATCTCCCCCGCAAGCGTGAAACGTGAATGGACCTACGCCCGGGCCTGGTTGTTCCGGAACATGTCGGCGCAGTGA
- a CDS encoding DUF2157 domain-containing protein, whose translation MANARDEILEWAQQGHIPPEHMRSALEKSGALPDESQWRTFFDKVLLSMGAVLLGAGVIFFFAYNWQDLGRFAKFALVQAPILAGLAVVWKLGIDGAPGKAALITITLLVGALLALVGQTYQTGADTFELFAVWALAILPWTLAARFPALWLIWLALVNVAIGLYFNTTGRMLGMAFRPDKLMWVLFGFNTIALAVWEGLAAAGVTWLRERWAMRVMAVASGYLATSLAMHDILDSPRGFPGGLIAWFAWMVVSFCVYRYVVKDLFVLAGGLLSLILVVVTAILKETRFDSAAVFLVIGLIVIGISAAGGWWLKQVASEEESA comes from the coding sequence ATGGCAAATGCGCGCGATGAGATACTTGAATGGGCCCAACAGGGGCACATCCCACCGGAGCATATGCGCAGCGCCTTGGAGAAGTCAGGCGCCCTGCCAGATGAATCACAGTGGAGGACCTTTTTCGACAAGGTGCTCCTCTCCATGGGCGCCGTCCTCTTGGGCGCGGGAGTCATCTTCTTCTTTGCATACAACTGGCAGGATCTGGGGCGTTTTGCCAAGTTCGCTCTTGTGCAGGCCCCCATCCTCGCGGGGCTCGCCGTAGTGTGGAAGCTGGGAATAGATGGTGCCCCAGGGAAAGCAGCGTTGATCACCATCACGCTGCTGGTGGGGGCCTTGCTCGCCTTGGTGGGACAGACCTACCAGACTGGCGCAGATACCTTTGAACTTTTCGCGGTATGGGCATTGGCCATCCTGCCATGGACGCTGGCAGCGCGATTCCCGGCCCTCTGGCTCATCTGGCTGGCGCTGGTGAATGTGGCCATCGGCCTGTACTTCAACACCACAGGGCGCATGCTTGGCATGGCGTTCCGGCCTGACAAACTGATGTGGGTGCTCTTCGGCTTCAATACGATCGCGCTGGCCGTTTGGGAAGGACTCGCCGCGGCAGGCGTCACCTGGCTGCGCGAGCGCTGGGCCATGCGCGTGATGGCCGTCGCCAGTGGCTATCTGGCCACATCGCTTGCCATGCATGACATCCTCGATTCGCCCCGGGGCTTCCCTGGAGGGTTGATCGCATGGTTTGCCTGGATGGTAGTCTCCTTCTGCGTATACCGCTATGTGGTGAAGGACCTCTTCGTACTCGCCGGAGGCCTCCTGTCGCTCATTCTGGTAGTGGTGACGGCCATCCTCAAGGAGACCCGCTTCGACTCCGCAGCCGTGTTCCTTGTCATTGGTCTGATCGTGATCGGAATATCGGCGGCCGGGGGATGGTGGCTGAAACAAGTGGCCAGTGAGGAGGAAAGCGCATGA
- a CDS encoding DUF4401 domain-containing protein, which translates to MKTMTKNELWSQLQHSALVQGAMPEQHEKHSPWFVRAMLGVAGWIGALFLVGFVVTGMAMGIKEVGVYWFIGLLACGGAAVLFHLNRRGDFVSQFGLAVAIAGQILMVAGMSQWWEDSSFTAALSVVFVQQSLLFFFLPNYLHRVWAAGTATLALAFVMGRADLYALVLPLLTAALAVAWLHEFERPRQGDMIRACGYGITCTALLMSYMNPGDWLDWRTHSSVPTDLAILQVRRYMGQGLIIMVIIGAAILLLRREMVALTSGKGKAALALAIVLALASTQAPGLAPASLMLLLGFANGNRVLTGLGVVALLSYLSYYYYALHATLLEKSVLMMLTGIALLSLRFVSLRWWPTLKKEEPTHA; encoded by the coding sequence ATGAAAACCATGACCAAAAACGAACTCTGGTCCCAGCTCCAGCATAGCGCCCTTGTCCAGGGAGCCATGCCTGAGCAGCATGAAAAGCACAGCCCATGGTTTGTGCGAGCGATGCTGGGTGTCGCGGGATGGATTGGAGCCTTGTTCCTTGTTGGTTTCGTCGTGACAGGGATGGCAATGGGCATCAAGGAAGTCGGAGTGTATTGGTTTATCGGACTCCTTGCGTGTGGCGGTGCAGCGGTCCTTTTTCACCTGAACCGGCGTGGAGACTTCGTGTCTCAGTTTGGCCTGGCTGTCGCCATCGCGGGTCAGATTCTGATGGTGGCTGGCATGTCGCAGTGGTGGGAGGATTCGTCGTTCACTGCCGCGCTGTCCGTCGTCTTCGTTCAGCAGTCGTTGTTGTTCTTTTTTCTGCCGAACTACCTGCATCGCGTATGGGCGGCTGGAACCGCCACGCTGGCCTTGGCCTTCGTCATGGGCAGGGCGGATCTGTATGCTCTTGTGTTGCCGCTGCTCACCGCCGCGCTGGCGGTGGCATGGCTTCACGAGTTCGAACGCCCCAGACAGGGGGACATGATTCGAGCCTGTGGCTACGGCATCACATGCACAGCATTGCTCATGAGCTACATGAACCCGGGTGACTGGCTTGACTGGCGCACTCACTCCAGCGTGCCCACGGACCTGGCGATCCTGCAGGTACGCAGGTACATGGGCCAGGGTCTCATCATCATGGTGATCATTGGTGCTGCGATATTGCTGCTCCGACGCGAGATGGTCGCACTCACCTCAGGCAAGGGGAAGGCAGCGCTCGCACTCGCGATCGTCCTGGCACTCGCCTCCACCCAAGCGCCAGGCCTTGCTCCTGCTTCGCTGATGCTTCTGTTGGGTTTCGCCAATGGCAATCGCGTCCTCACGGGCCTCGGAGTCGTGGCACTGCTCTCGTATCTCTCGTACTATTACTATGCACTCCATGCCACGCTGCTGGAGAAGTCCGTGCTCATGATGCTCACCGGCATTGCCTTGCTCAGCCTGCGGTTTGTCTCGCTTCGCTGGTGGCCGACACTCAAGAAGGAGGAACCAACCCATGCGTAA
- a CDS encoding GDYXXLXY domain-containing protein: protein MRKWIIILTGVATLALVNWTITQRENQITNGKVARLELAPVDPRSLMQGDYMALRFQLSNEVQRAITEKKEDAQDGHLVAKPDANGITRYVRLHAGESLAPDEFLLRYRVRDHQVKFATNAWFFQEGHAKIYEGARYGEFRVSPAGEMLLVAMLGKDREKLGPALPSTP from the coding sequence ATGCGTAAGTGGATCATCATCCTGACCGGCGTTGCGACGCTGGCCCTCGTGAACTGGACCATCACCCAGAGAGAAAATCAGATCACGAATGGCAAAGTCGCGCGCCTGGAGCTCGCTCCTGTGGATCCCCGTTCCCTCATGCAGGGTGACTACATGGCCCTGCGTTTCCAGCTTTCCAATGAAGTGCAGAGAGCGATAACGGAAAAAAAGGAAGATGCGCAGGATGGCCACCTCGTGGCGAAGCCCGATGCCAACGGCATCACCCGGTATGTCCGACTTCACGCAGGCGAATCGCTTGCCCCGGACGAGTTCCTCCTGCGCTATCGCGTGCGGGATCACCAGGTGAAGTTCGCAACCAACGCATGGTTCTTCCAGGAGGGTCACGCAAAGATCTATGAGGGCGCACGCTATGGGGAGTTCCGCGTCTCTCCTGCTGGCGAGATGCTGCTGGTAGCCATGCTTGGCAAGGATCGGGAAAAGCTCGGGCCGGCACTCCCCTCGACCCCATAA